From Streptomyces cyaneogriseus subsp. noncyanogenus, the proteins below share one genomic window:
- a CDS encoding YbjN domain-containing protein — MAEAQKAAQRIVEGVLKDAELEWESPEPGNYVVKLPGTRKLSTTVSLLLGRHSLSLNAFVVRHPDENEAGVHRWLLERNLKLYGVSYAVDRHGDVYVTARLPLASVTPEEIDRLLGQVLEAADGAFNTLLEMGFATAIRKEYAWRVARGESTRNLEAFRHLTERPAD; from the coding sequence ATGGCTGAGGCACAGAAGGCGGCGCAGCGGATCGTGGAGGGCGTCCTGAAGGACGCCGAGCTGGAGTGGGAGAGCCCCGAGCCCGGCAATTACGTCGTGAAGCTCCCGGGCACCCGCAAGCTGTCGACGACCGTCTCCCTCCTCCTCGGCCGTCACTCCCTCTCCCTCAACGCCTTCGTCGTCCGCCACCCCGACGAGAACGAGGCCGGCGTCCACCGCTGGCTGCTGGAGCGCAACCTCAAGCTGTACGGCGTGAGTTACGCCGTCGACCGGCACGGCGACGTCTACGTCACCGCCCGCCTGCCGCTCGCCTCGGTCACCCCCGAGGAGATCGACCGCCTCCTCGGCCAGGTGCTGGAGGCCGCCGACGGCGCGTTCAACACCCTCCTGGAGATGGGCTTCGCGACCGCGATCCGCAAGGAGTACGCGTGGCGGGTGGCGCGCGGGGAGTCGACGCGCAACCTGGAGGCGTTCCGCCACCTGACCGAGCGCCCCGCCGACTGA